The following nucleotide sequence is from Pseudophryne corroboree isolate aPseCor3 chromosome 3 unlocalized genomic scaffold, aPseCor3.hap2 SUPER_3_unloc_10, whole genome shotgun sequence.
ataatcctaggtggctttttggtcacctgattggagaagccgagtttggagaggagtaactgcagtgcaggagaacgcacaagatggcggtcttcagtgtatcaggagaagggtgtggatatccctttcaacgcgtcgagAAGTGTCATGAGGGCGGCAGtcgtgagcttggaggagtccagcCAGGCGGAGGTAGAGAGTGCTAAGGGCGTTGGCATCGAAGAGGGCAGTCTACCAGTGGACCtttgtacagaaccggtgagacccacaagccccaccctctcTACTAGCTGCAGCCATGTTTCATACCTAGAAGGGCCAGAGGTCCAACGTCCCAGGTGGGGCGACACGGATACCGtagcagatcggctagtggaattcggagaaagggcaacagagcaagagtgcttgatcatcacctcaTTTTCCAATATCACTGCCTGGCTCCGGTGACTTTGCGCAGCCCGTTATacccccagcagtagcggaagagccagtgctcccacctgaggcaaaagtgcctccaagtcaggtattctgagcgtgcaggaaagactgggcacacttagctccagagtacagcccgtggcttcagctgcgtcactaagctgcagcagtgaacggtgcccggagtgagcggctttagggcaggagaagtgggggacttaatagattgggtcttggttccaGTGGTGGCTgacagctatcaggtagggtagataagaagccacgtagtaatgaaagctccagaaagcatgtctggatggactcaggcccctcttatttattattttatatactaacaggggtgacaggtgtggtgcatccctgcaaaggcagttccagtctctttctcatcagactctgctgtcttccctgcactctcactcagatgttcactgctgccagtagcagacgtatgagaagcagaagtatggtggcagctgtatagatcctgatatgtagtTCTCTATAtcgtacttaccgtacacacatcatccttattactagtgagagaatagaggtaagacactgatgatggggggtgTAACAGTGGAGTATAACCTAGCAGGTGATGATGATTACAggatatcatatggtgtattgcatgtaaaataccttgttccacacctactctgctgtagcaatataccttatataagggcgagtaacacatgtacaggcttaccagcgtatgagcacacacataaaggaatgctaccttaccaatgcttccaggagtaatgttaggagacatttctctgatccatcagctcatttgactgatgttattgttcatctagaatctccaattcatacgattgttttatattggtgctgacataggacttggcgagtgactacatctccatttatacttcatggttagttaccagtacaagagagagatatatctaagtcttattataatattacatttgttattgtgtgttctcatttttgtatttccataatgtattttatttccagcaggtggacacacaagcaggaatatctcagaaggacatctaatgttatccccggattgtgacataaaagataatgacagtagacaggattctccaggagataatcccattaccccaattatacatccagctctatcagctgatccctctgatcctggggaatgttctcctgatcactctgatattggagcatctgttacagctctgagagtagatacagtgtttccctgttctatagatgccaaatgttttacacagaacacaaagcctattacccatcagccagctaaggcagctaagatgccatttccatgttctgagtgtggaaaatgttttacatacaattcagctcttgttatacatcagagaagacacacaggtgagaggccattttcttgctctgcgtgcgggaaatgttttacccggaactcacaacttgttacacatcagcgaagtcacacaggtgagaatccatttccatgttctgagtgcgggaactgttttacatacaaatcacttctaatacataagagaatacatacaagtgagaaaccatattccagttctgagtgtgggaattgttttacatacaaatcaactcttgatgcacataagagaagtcacacaggtacatcaccatttccatgttctgagtgtgggaaacattttgcacagaaatcacaacttgctagacatcagagaagtcacacaggtgagaggccatttccatgttctgactgtggaaaatgttttatctggaaatcacaacttgttagacatcagctaagtcacacaggtgagaagccatttccatgttctgagtgtggaaaatgttttgcccggaaatcacaacttgttagacatcagctaagtcacacaggtgagaggccattttcttgctctgagtgtgggaaattttttacacagaaatcatatcttgttatacatcacagaagtcacacaggtgagaagccatttccatgttctgagtgtgggaaatgttttgcagacaaaatagagcttgttagacatcagagaagtcacacaggtgagaagccattttcttgctctgagtgtgagaaatgtttttcacggaaatcacaacttgttagacatcagctaagtcacacaggtgagaggccatttccatgttctgagtgtgggaaatgttttgaccggaaatcagatcttgttaaacatcagagaagtcacacaggtgagaagccattttcttgctctgagtgtggaaaatgttttacacagaaatcacatcttgttatacatcacagaagtcacacaggtgagaagccatttcca
It contains:
- the LOC134983216 gene encoding gastrula zinc finger protein XlCGF26.1-like; translated protein: MLSPDCDIKDNDSRQDSPGDNPITPIIHPALSADPSDPGECSPDHSDIGASVTALRVDTVFPCSIDAKCFTQNTKPITHQPAKAAKMPFPCSECGKCFTYNSALVIHQRRHTGERPFSCSACGKCFTRNSQLVTHQRSHTGENPFPCSECGNCFTYKSLLIHKRIHTSEKPYSSSECGNCFTYKSTLDAHKRSHTGTSPFPCSECGKHFAQKSQLARHQRSHTGERPFPCSDCGKCFIWKSQLVRHQLSHTGEKPFPCSECGKCFARKSQLVRHQLSHTGERPFSCSECGKFFTQKSYLVIHHRSHTGEKPFPCSECGKCFADKIELVRHQRSHTGEKPFSCSECEKCFSRKSQLVRHQLSHTGERPFPCSECGKCFDRKSDLVKHQRSHTGEKPFSCSECGKCFTQKSHLVIHHRSHTGEKPFPCSECGKCFADKPDLVRHQRSHTGEKLFSCSECGKCFARKSQLVRHQLSHTGEKPFPCSECGKCFAHKSDLVIHHRSHTGEKPFPCSECGKCFRQKSHLVTHQRSHTGEKQF